TGATCCAGGCTGTTCAGGATGATACCCGGCGCGCCGTCGAGACAATTCAGAAGGCGGACATCCGGATCACGGAAGGCGAAAACCTCTCCCGTCAGAGCGGAAAGGCCCTGAACAAGATCGTCTCGGGGGTTGCCGGAGCGGTGAGGCAAATGGACCAGATCGCCATGGCCACCCAAGAACAGGCCCAGGGCAGCCGGATAATCCGTTCCGCCATGGAAAAAATGGCCACGATGGTCGATCAGACAGCGACGGCAATGGTCGAGCAGGAGAAGGGGAGTCAGGCGATCCGTTCGGCGGCCGAAAAAATGTGGGAAATGACCACTCATGTCAAAAATTCAACCCGCGAGCAGAGCAATGCGGCCAAGACGATCGCTCGCTCTACCGAAAACATCGATGAACAGGTTCAAATGATCATGGCGGCGTGTGAGCAACAGGGCAGACAGGGAGAGGAGGTTGATCATGCCGTCGCCCAGATTCGCGATTCCGCAAAGGACAACCTTGAATTCGTCCAGCTGCTCAACCAGATTGTGCGGGGGATGTCCGGCCAGGTGAAAATCCTGCAGAGGGAAATGACCATGTTTAAAGGACTGAAGGAGGATTAGTCCGCGGAAACAATCGGACTTCCAGTCCCATCAGAGTTCGGAATATCGGTTCTGCAACGCATCTTAAAGTTAAGGTGCGTTGCAGAACCGTTTTTTTTTGCGAAAGGATAAAGCCGGGCCTCGGCTGCCGGAGCGGTTATCGGTTGCGACGATGGTTTCTGCGATAGTGGAAAATCATGCCCAGGGTCGCCGCCGCGGTCAAGAAAGGCCGGCGCCTGGCTATTGTGACGGCTGACAGGGCGAGAAGCATCTTTCCAGCCGGAGAGACGAGGAAGGTCTTCACCGGCGCGAATATGCGTTGCGGCGAGAGATTTTTCTGGATCTCGTCCAGGGTTCCGCGCATCTGCGAAAGAGTGACTTCGATGTCACGCTCGATCTCCAGGGAATCCGGCGGCTGCATCCGGGCCGCCGATCCTTCCCCCTCGATATGCCTGCCAGAACTCATTTCATCCCTTACGGTCACTATGCAGTTGCTCCTTTACCAGTTCCTTCTCCATTTTGAAGGTGTGCGCGGTGCGCCTCAGAGCCATGTTCTTCGGCTTCAGGGCATTGCGGCCTGAAAGAAGAAAAGCGCACCCTGCCAAAGAGATAATGAGGCCGACGATCAAAGCCGCCAACCAGGGGGGCACCAGATGCGCCAGGGCCAGCACAGCCGAGGCCAGCAGAACGAGGAGCCCCGAAGAGGCCAGCAGGCCGCCTATCATCACCGAGGCCAGACCGAGCCCGAGATGGCTGAACTTCTCCGATATCTCAACCTTGATCAGATCGGCCTCCTGCCGTATGAGCAGGGTCATCTCGTCCGCGAATTCAATGAAGAGAGCGGATAATGGACGTTCGTCCTTTGCCATGCCGTATCTCCGTTTTGCCGCTTGCTCCTAATGGCAACAAAGCACAGATTCGGCGCTTGTCAATTCCGACAGACCCAAATATCTCGTCTCGGTTATGAATTAAATTAAAGGTTTGAGTTGACACCCGGTTCGGAAAAGGTAAAGAGGTGTAATAGAGAACTAATCCAGTATGGGTAAGAGGAGATTGAGCCATGAAAACAAGGATGATCTCACAAGTAGTCATGCTGACGGCGAGTATCGCCGTCCTGGTTGGATGCGGGAAGGACATACCGCCTCCCGACGTGCAGATGACCCTGGCGGGAGCAGCCGTCGCCAAGGCGGAAGCCGCCGAGGCCTACCGGCACGCACCGGTGGAATTCAGCACCGCCCGGGAGAAGTTTAGCGAAGCACAGAAGCTAGTGGAAAGAGAGGAGTATGTCGAAGCGCGACGCCTTGCCGAAGAGGCGGAAGTCGATGCCAATCTCGCCTTTGCCAAATCGAGATCGGCCGAGGCTCAGGAGGCAGTCGCAGAGCTTCAGAAAACGATCCGGACTCTGCAGGAGGAGATGCAGCGCATTCAGGCGCAGTAAACGTCGAAATTCAGGAGTCAGCCATGAAAAATAATAATGGGATACGATATTGCATTCTTCTCGCGGCCTTGATTACGATGGCCGGATGCGCAGCCGGACCGGAAGAAAATGCGATGCTGGAGCAGGCGCGCGCCGCCTACAATGAGGCCCGCAACGACCCTCTGGTCATGGAAAACGCCCCCCTGGAACTTGCCAAGGCCGAGGATAACCTGTTGAAGGCCCAAGAATTGTGGGAAGAGAAGAAGGAGACGGCCCGGGTAGAGCACCATGCCTATCTGTCCCGACAACAGTCCGCGATCGCAAGGGAAACAGCCCAACTCCAAAAGGCTCAGCAAACCATAACGGAGGGGGATGCCGAAAGGAACCGCGTTCTCCTGGAGATCAGGGCGAAGGAGGCCGAAGCAGCCAGGCGGCAGGCTCAGCTCAGTCAGGCGGAACTTAAAGAGGCCCGAGCACGTGCCGAGGAGCAGGCCCGGATGGCACAGATTCGGGAGCTTGAAGAATCCCGGAGGCAGGCAGAGGAGCAGGCCAAACGGGCGGAAGAAGCTGGCCAGAAGGTTGCCGGACTGGAAGCGGAGTTGGCTGAGCTCAAAGCGCGCCCGACCGAGCGGGGAATGGTTATTACCCTGGGCGATGTGCTCTTCGATTTGGACAAGGCCGATCTCAACCCCGGCGCCAATCTGGTCATGGACCGTCTGGCCGCTTTTCTCAAGGACCACGAGGAAAGGCGGATTCTGGTGGAAGGGTTCACCGACAGCACCGGAGCAGAAGACTACAACATGCAGCTTTCCGAGAGAAGGGCTCGTTCCGTGCGCCAGGCCTTGATGGATCGCGGGATCGCGGGAGACCGCATCGAAGTGCGCGGTTACGGAGAGCAATACCCGATGGCGACCAACGAGACAGTTGCGGGGCGGCAGCAGAACAGGCGGGTGGAAATCCTCTTTTCCGACGAAGAAGGGAAGCTACCCGGCCGCAGGTAAGATTCAAATTTACATCATGAAAGTTTGACTGTTGGCTGAAATCTGGAAAACTTGGATTGAAGCGGGTGGGGGCGCCCCGCCGCACCCTCCATCTGCCGGAGAAAGCCAATGAATCTTACCGCATCGAGAACAATCGCTTTCCCTGATCGATCCGACGCCGTTCGGCAACTGGATTACCGCTTTCGATTGCCATGCCTCCTGGTCGCTCTGGTCCTGCTCCTGGCAGGCTGCTCGACCGTTCCCATCACCGATCGACGGCAATTGAATCTGGTGTCCGAGGGAACCCTGGTAGAGCTCGGAGCGCAGCAGTACCAGCAATTTCTCGCCGCCAATAAAATTGTGCGCAATACCCCCGAAAGCGAAATGGTCGAGAGGGTCGGCCATCGCATTCGGCAGGCTGTGGAGCAGTTCATGGTCAACCGCAACACGGCCGACCAGCTTTCAGGATATGAATGGGAATTCATTTTGGTGGGCAGCCCGGAAATGAACGCCTGGGCGCTGCCCGGGGGAAAGGTGGCGGTCTACACCGGGATTCTTCCGATTACGCGGGACGAGGCGGGATTGGCCACCGTCATGGGCCATGAGGTTGCCCATGTGATCGCCCAGCACGGAAACGAGAGGATGAGTCAACAACTGGTCGCCCAGATGGGTGGGCAGGCTCTGTCGGCCGTGCTGGCCAACCAGCCCCAGGCCTCCCAGGCCCTCTGGATGCAGGTGTTCGGCGTGGGAGCCCAGGTCGGCCTGATGCTCCCCTACAGCCGACTGCAGGAAAAAGAAGCCGACCACCTTGGACTGATCTTCATGGCCATGGCGGGTTACGACCCGCATGCGGCAATCGGAGTCTGGGAGCGCATGGCCCAGGAGAAGGGGGGCAAGGGGCCTCCCGAATTTCTCAGTACCCACCCCGCCGACGAGAGTAGAATCCGCGAAATCCGCGAGGACATCCCGGAAGCCATGCGCTACTATCAACCTCGACCTTCCTGAATCCATGAAAAACGGCGAAAAAAGCCTGCTGTTCAGCAGGCTTTTTCTTCGGGGTAAGGAGACGCATCTCCTCACCGGGTTTTCCGCCCTGATCGAAATTCAATTGGAGTGGTTGGGAGTATACTGGATTCGACTGAAACAGAATCCAATCGGGTGAGATCCATGATAAAGATTCACCGACCGACCGGAGTGCCGAAATTTCTCATCTGGTTCGCCGTCATCTCGGCAGGGTTGCTCCTGGTTCTTTTCGCGGCTGCGTCCTTCCTCGAAGAGCCGTTGCGCCGGAAAATGGTGCAGGGAATGAACCAGGCCCTGGACGGGTACAGAGCAGAACTGGAGGAACTCGACCTTCATCCCATCGGTTTATCCGTGACCCTCAGGGGACTGACCATCACCCAGGAGGCCCACCCCGATCCTCCGGTGGCCGTCTTCCCGGAAATGGGCGCCAGTGTCCACTGGCGAAGTCTGTTTTCCGGACGCCTGGTGGCCGACTGGCAGCTGGAAGAGCCCCGCATCCATGTCAATCTGGAGCAGTTGCGGGAGGAAAACAAGGACGAAGTGCCGGTGCAGAAACGGGGCTGGCAGGAGGCCATCAAGCAGATCTATCCGCTGAGAATCAACCTTCTTCAGATCCGCAACGGTTCCTTCACGTATATCGAGGACGCGCAGGATCGCCCAATCGAGCTCAGTGCGGTCATGCTGGAAGCCCGCAACATCCAGAACGTCCAGTCACCGCAGGACTCCTATCCCTCTTCGGTTTACATGACTGCCGATATTTTCAGCCGGGGGCGCGGCGAAATAGACGGCCGGGCCGATTTTCTGGCCGACCCCTTTCCGGCCGTGGACGTCGTGTTTTCCCTGGCAGAGATTCCCCTCGAGGACTTGAAACCCGTCTCTTCCCATGTCAACCTGATCGTTACAGGAGGCAACCTGGCGGCCAAGGGACGAATCGAATACGCCCCGTCCGTCAAGGCGACCCGCATCGAACACCTGGATATCGACGGCATCCGCATCGACTACGTCCATTCGGCCGTAACGGCCGAACGGGAAAAAAAGCGGGCGGAGAAAGTCAAGGAAGCGGCAGGGGAGGTCAGCAACAAACCGGGCCTTCTCTTCCTCATCGAGCGCCTGCGGTTGACCGGCGAAGCCGGTTTTGTGAACGAGGAGACCGACCCCGACTACCGGGTTTTCCTCAGCGATACTGAATTGAACATCTCCAACCTGTCCAACCAGTTTCGGCGAGGGCCGGCCACTGCCGATCTCAAGGGGAAATTCATGGGTTCCGGGGAAGCCGTCGCCGAGGCAACCTTCCGGCCTGAAGACAAGGGAGCTGATTTCGATCTTATCCTCCAAATCGAAAAAGCCAGGCTGCCATCGATGAATGATCTGCTGCGAGCCTATGGCAATGTCGATGTGGTCGCCGGGACTCTTTCCCTCTATTCAGAAGTTTCCGTGAAGGAAAATCGCATCGACGGTTATTTCAAGCCTTTACTGGAGGATGTGGACGTTTACGATAAACGACAGGAAAAGGATGAAGGAATTTTCAAGAAGATGTACGAAGGTCTTGTGGGTGGCCTCAGCAGTCTTCTTGAAAACGAACCGCGCGAGGAAGTGGCGACACGCATAGACATCTCTGGTCCGCTGGATGATCCGGAAGCCAACACACTGGAAGTTATTCTCCTTCTGATCCGGAACGGCTTCTTTAATGCCATCCTTCCAGGCTTTGAGCGCGAAGTGAATAATCTCCGGGAATAGATTTCGGGTTGATCTCGGAATCACCTCCATTATCCAGGGCTTCCAATGAATCTGCTCCTCCTCTATATCTCCCTGGCTCTCGTCTTTTCTTTCCTCTGTTCCATCGCGGAGGCGGTTCTCCTGAGCGTGACGCCTGCCTATATCGCCACCCTGGAAGGGGAGGGGCGGCGTTCGGGAACTCTTCTGCGACGCTTCAAGGAGAACATCGATCATCCTCTTGCCGCCATTCTGACCCTCAATACCGTCGCCCATACGATCGGAGCCGCGGGCGCCGGCGCCCAAGCCGCCGCGGTTTTCGGCAGTCAGTGGGTCGGACTGGCTTCGGTGGTGCTGACCCTGTTGATCCTTTTCCTGTCGGAGATCATCCCCAAAACGCTCGGAGCCGTCCATTGGCGTTCTCTGGCACCCGTTCTGGCCGATCCTCTGCAATGGCTTATCCGCATTCTTTTTCCACTGGTGCTCCTTTCCGAATGGCTCACTCGGTTGATATCCAGGGAAAAGGGAGCAGCTGTCTTCGAGAGAGACGAACTGAGCGCCATGGCGGATTTGGGGGTCGAATCCGGCGAATTAGGGCAGGACGAATCGAAGATGCTGAAGAACCTCATGCAACTCAGGTTTCTGACCCTGGAGGATGTGATGACGCCGCGGACGGTCATTTTCGCCCTTCCGGAAACGATGTCGGTCGCCGAGGTGGTGAATCGCCATTCGGATATGGCATTTTCCCGTCTTCCCCTCTACGGACGAGGTTTGGATGACATCACCGGATTCGTTCTCAAGAACGACGTGCTGCTGGCCCATGCCCAAGGAGAAAAAGACCGGCCGCTGAAGACTATGCAACGGGAAATCGCAGCTCTGTCCGAAGGCACCCGCTTGCCGGACGCCCTGGAAATACTTCTGAATCGGCGGCAGCATATTCTTCTGGTCCAGGACCCTTACGGCGGGACCGCCGGTCTCGCCACCCTGGAGGATATCCTTGAAACGCTGCTCGGGTTGGAAATCGTCGATGAGGCGGACAGAACCGTGGACATGCGGGCCCTGGCTCGGGAAAGCTGGCGGAAGAGGGCCCGGACACTTGGACTGGTTCCTGAAGAGGATGATCCATCAGCAAGAGATTGAGATTTAATTCGTACACCGGTTTTCCTCTGGACTTTCGCCTCATCCTGTATTAAACAGTGCACACCGCCAGCCCGGACCTTTCGGGTTCCCTCTTTCGCCCAGTGGAAACGTTTTCCCTCCATGGTTCTGCTGCAAAATCAAATATTTCTTCTGATTCTGATCATCGCCCTCGGCGAACTGCTGGGTAAGGTGAACATCCGCAATCTCGCCCTCGGACCCTCGGCGATCATCTTCGTGGCACTCGCCTTCGGACATTTCGGTTTCATCCTTCCGGAGGGGATACAGGACATCGGTCTGGCCATGTTCATTTATGCCGTCGGCCTGCAGGCCGGGCCCGGCTTCATCAGCTCCTTCCGCAGCCACGGTCTGCCCATGGGCGTAGGCGTGCTCGTGATGGCCGCGATAGGTACGGCGGCTACTTTTGCCTGCTGCCGCTTCTTCGGCTTCGATGCAGGAATCGGCGCCGGTCTTCTCTCCGGCGCCATGACCAGCACCCCCTCCCTGGCCGTGGCGGTGGAGACGGTCGGGCACGGCAGCGCTCCGGCGGCCTACGGCGTCACCTACGGTTTCGGCGTGATCGGAGTGGCTGTGTTCATCAAGGTCCTGCCGCGCCTTATGCGGGTCGATATCTCCGCTGAAGAAGAGAGCCTCGACCGGGAGTTGGCCGAGATCAATCCGCCGATCACCTACCACCATATCGAGATCACCAACCCCAACCTCTTCGGCAAGCGCGTGGCCGACATCTTCCTCAAGAGCATCGCCCCGGTTACCATCAGCCGCCTGTTGCGGATGGGGGCGAGCGAGCCGGTGCTGGTGGGAGCCGATACGGTCCTGCAGGAAGGAGATCGTCTGCGGGTGGTCGGCCGTCCCTCCGATCTGGAGAAAGTCGAACTCTTCATCGGCAAACCGGTGGCGGGGGAGATCGCTTTCGACCGGGTGCTGACCAAGAAAAGCATCACCGTCTCCAAACGAGAAATTTCCGGAACCACTCTTGGTTTCTTCAATTTTCGCGAGGCTTTCAACGTTCAGGTCGCGCGCATCACTCGCAACGGCATAGACCTGCCTGCCGACGCGAATACCCGGCTCCATCTCGGAGATGTGCTGCATGCCGTCGGCGACGAGCGCTCGCTGCGAAATATCACCCGCATACTGGGCAACGATCTCAAGGCGACTTACGAGGTCAGTCTTTTGCCGATCCTCCTCGGCCTCCTTTTCGGTTTCATGCTCGGCCAGGTGACTCTCCCCTTGCCGCTTGTCGGTCCTCTAACCCTGGGCACCACCGGCGGCACCCTGATCGCCGGCCTTCTGCTCGGAGCCCGTTATCAAACCGGCCCCCTCATCTGGGACGTCCCCATGGCCGGCAACCGCCTGATTCGCGATCTGGGGCTGGCTCTGTTCATGGCGGCCGTCGGCACTTCGGCCGGGGTTTCTTTTGTCGAAACCCTCCGGTCTCACGGCTTGCCGCTGCTCCTCTCGGGAGCCGTGGTTACCCTGGCGCCGGTTGCCGTCACGGCCGTCATCGG
The window above is part of the Desulfuromonas sp. TF genome. Proteins encoded here:
- a CDS encoding DUF3618 domain-containing protein, which gives rise to MSSGRHIEGEGSAARMQPPDSLEIERDIEVTLSQMRGTLDEIQKNLSPQRIFAPVKTFLVSPAGKMLLALSAVTIARRRPFLTAAATLGMIFHYRRNHRRNR
- a CDS encoding phage holin family protein: MAKDERPLSALFIEFADEMTLLIRQEADLIKVEISEKFSHLGLGLASVMIGGLLASSGLLVLLASAVLALAHLVPPWLAALIVGLIISLAGCAFLLSGRNALKPKNMALRRTAHTFKMEKELVKEQLHSDRKG
- a CDS encoding DUF4398 domain-containing protein, translated to MKTRMISQVVMLTASIAVLVGCGKDIPPPDVQMTLAGAAVAKAEAAEAYRHAPVEFSTAREKFSEAQKLVEREEYVEARRLAEEAEVDANLAFAKSRSAEAQEAVAELQKTIRTLQEEMQRIQAQ
- a CDS encoding OmpA family protein codes for the protein MKNNNGIRYCILLAALITMAGCAAGPEENAMLEQARAAYNEARNDPLVMENAPLELAKAEDNLLKAQELWEEKKETARVEHHAYLSRQQSAIARETAQLQKAQQTITEGDAERNRVLLEIRAKEAEAARRQAQLSQAELKEARARAEEQARMAQIRELEESRRQAEEQAKRAEEAGQKVAGLEAELAELKARPTERGMVITLGDVLFDLDKADLNPGANLVMDRLAAFLKDHEERRILVEGFTDSTGAEDYNMQLSERRARSVRQALMDRGIAGDRIEVRGYGEQYPMATNETVAGRQQNRRVEILFSDEEGKLPGRR
- a CDS encoding M48 family metallopeptidase, which encodes MNLTASRTIAFPDRSDAVRQLDYRFRLPCLLVALVLLLAGCSTVPITDRRQLNLVSEGTLVELGAQQYQQFLAANKIVRNTPESEMVERVGHRIRQAVEQFMVNRNTADQLSGYEWEFILVGSPEMNAWALPGGKVAVYTGILPITRDEAGLATVMGHEVAHVIAQHGNERMSQQLVAQMGGQALSAVLANQPQASQALWMQVFGVGAQVGLMLPYSRLQEKEADHLGLIFMAMAGYDPHAAIGVWERMAQEKGGKGPPEFLSTHPADESRIREIREDIPEAMRYYQPRPS
- a CDS encoding DUF748 domain-containing protein; translated protein: MIKIHRPTGVPKFLIWFAVISAGLLLVLFAAASFLEEPLRRKMVQGMNQALDGYRAELEELDLHPIGLSVTLRGLTITQEAHPDPPVAVFPEMGASVHWRSLFSGRLVADWQLEEPRIHVNLEQLREENKDEVPVQKRGWQEAIKQIYPLRINLLQIRNGSFTYIEDAQDRPIELSAVMLEARNIQNVQSPQDSYPSSVYMTADIFSRGRGEIDGRADFLADPFPAVDVVFSLAEIPLEDLKPVSSHVNLIVTGGNLAAKGRIEYAPSVKATRIEHLDIDGIRIDYVHSAVTAEREKKRAEKVKEAAGEVSNKPGLLFLIERLRLTGEAGFVNEETDPDYRVFLSDTELNISNLSNQFRRGPATADLKGKFMGSGEAVAEATFRPEDKGADFDLILQIEKARLPSMNDLLRAYGNVDVVAGTLSLYSEVSVKENRIDGYFKPLLEDVDVYDKRQEKDEGIFKKMYEGLVGGLSSLLENEPREEVATRIDISGPLDDPEANTLEVILLLIRNGFFNAILPGFEREVNNLRE
- a CDS encoding CNNM domain-containing protein, with the protein product MNLLLLYISLALVFSFLCSIAEAVLLSVTPAYIATLEGEGRRSGTLLRRFKENIDHPLAAILTLNTVAHTIGAAGAGAQAAAVFGSQWVGLASVVLTLLILFLSEIIPKTLGAVHWRSLAPVLADPLQWLIRILFPLVLLSEWLTRLISREKGAAVFERDELSAMADLGVESGELGQDESKMLKNLMQLRFLTLEDVMTPRTVIFALPETMSVAEVVNRHSDMAFSRLPLYGRGLDDITGFVLKNDVLLAHAQGEKDRPLKTMQREIAALSEGTRLPDALEILLNRRQHILLVQDPYGGTAGLATLEDILETLLGLEIVDEADRTVDMRALARESWRKRARTLGLVPEEDDPSARD
- a CDS encoding aspartate:alanine exchanger family transporter, which produces MVLLQNQIFLLILIIALGELLGKVNIRNLALGPSAIIFVALAFGHFGFILPEGIQDIGLAMFIYAVGLQAGPGFISSFRSHGLPMGVGVLVMAAIGTAATFACCRFFGFDAGIGAGLLSGAMTSTPSLAVAVETVGHGSAPAAYGVTYGFGVIGVAVFIKVLPRLMRVDISAEEESLDRELAEINPPITYHHIEITNPNLFGKRVADIFLKSIAPVTISRLLRMGASEPVLVGADTVLQEGDRLRVVGRPSDLEKVELFIGKPVAGEIAFDRVLTKKSITVSKREISGTTLGFFNFREAFNVQVARITRNGIDLPADANTRLHLGDVLHAVGDERSLRNITRILGNDLKATYEVSLLPILLGLLFGFMLGQVTLPLPLVGPLTLGTTGGTLIAGLLLGARYQTGPLIWDVPMAGNRLIRDLGLALFMAAVGTSAGVSFVETLRSHGLPLLLSGAVVTLAPVAVTAVIGLRWLRIRFLRLLGMLVGGMTSASGLAAAGSLSATSYAPAAYATVYPLALIGKIIAVKVLLLIL